One stretch of Streptomyces hygroscopicus DNA includes these proteins:
- a CDS encoding urease subunit gamma: MNLAPREIDKLHVYVVADLARRRRDRGTKLNYTEAAALITEAVLEAARDGHTVAECMELGRKVVTADHVMPGVREMLTVLQVETAFVDGTKLVTCHDPIGA; the protein is encoded by the coding sequence ATGAACCTCGCACCGCGCGAAATCGACAAGCTCCACGTCTACGTGGTGGCCGACCTGGCCCGGCGCCGCAGGGACCGGGGCACCAAGCTCAACTACACCGAGGCCGCCGCCCTGATCACCGAGGCCGTCCTGGAAGCCGCCCGCGACGGCCACACGGTGGCCGAGTGCATGGAGCTGGGCCGCAAGGTCGTCACGGCCGACCACGTCATGCCCGGGGTACGCGAGATGCTCACCGTCCTCCAGGTCGAGACCGCGTTCGTGGACGGGACGAAGCTGGTCACCTGCCACGACCCCATCGGCGCCTGA
- a CDS encoding urease subunit beta yields the protein MSGGAHYLYGDDPVEINPGRAKVGLTVANTGDRAVQIGSHYHFFEVNRALRFNREAAYGMHLDIPSGTAVRFEPGDTREVELVAFGGSRRLIGFAGLVDGGLNADDTRRAALRRAGQLGFADTGGNADTENEGADH from the coding sequence ATGTCGGGTGGAGCCCACTACCTCTACGGGGACGATCCCGTGGAGATCAACCCCGGTCGGGCCAAGGTCGGTCTGACGGTCGCCAACACCGGTGACCGGGCCGTCCAGATCGGCTCCCACTACCACTTCTTCGAGGTCAACCGCGCCCTGCGGTTCAACCGCGAAGCCGCGTACGGCATGCACCTGGACATCCCGTCCGGCACCGCCGTCCGCTTCGAGCCCGGCGACACCCGCGAGGTCGAGCTGGTCGCCTTCGGCGGAAGCCGGCGGCTCATCGGCTTCGCCGGACTCGTGGACGGCGGCCTGAACGCCGACGACACCCGGCGCGCCGCGCTGCGCCGCGCCGGACAACTGGGATTCGCCGATACCGGCGGCAACGCCGACACCGAGAACGAGGGAGCCGACCACTGA